One Coffea eugenioides isolate CCC68of chromosome 2, Ceug_1.0, whole genome shotgun sequence genomic window, TAAATTTAACATACTAATACATTTTTTAATTCAATACTGGGTATACAAGTTGAATCTGAATTTATTGGTGTTCTTATAATTATCTTCATAGCGAAGAACTTGTTGTTAGACAACTTTGGATTAGAAGATTTTGTATTAAATTGCAAGTAGATATCAAGTTCGAATCATTAAACcaaagaaatggaaaagaaatttaatttataGGTCCAATACTATTCTggatttttagaattttttagaatttgattttttgcttttctttcttttttggcaTTAAATGGACTGATAATTGGAGCAAAGTCATGAAGCAAAGGTTGAGTACAATCATTGAGAATTTCTAAATGGATGAATCAGTGTCTACTTTCTTTCCAACCTGCATTTCACTTTCTTAAGCGGTTAGAAACTTCGACTTTCTTTCTTGCacccaagaaagaaagaatacaCACAGAtagatagatatatatatatatatatatatatatatatatatttcccaTACTATTCTGGATTACTCACATCAAAGGACAATTTCTTGTTGCTGGTCCTTCTATTTATTACCCACGCAATTGCTCCATTATCTTCTCATCATTTCAGATTACATTCTAATTTCATATTGTTTTCTGATGACTTTCTTTGATCACAGACTCTATCCCAATCCTTTTCTCCAACTTCACTCGGCACCATTTCTCATTTCGCTACACCATTCAACAAAGGAGCAGATGAGATAGAGAAGCTTTCATCAACTTCTGGACTGACTTGTGAGCCCGAAATCATTCGAAGCAAAACTTGTTTTGTCTGCTACCGTAAGTTTCATTTTGCTTCGACATCACTgcatttttaattttcaattttttcaatttcatgGCATTTTGTTAAATTCGTGTTATATGGTCTCTTAGCAAAATATTATTGTTCTTTATTATTactgttattattattaatattcTTTTATAGACTCTGCAATTAGTTTCCAGTTTCCATTCAAGTTTGCAAGTGAAGGTTTGAGGCTGAGAATGAGATGATCTAAACAATTTTAGTTCGAAGTTTGGcatcaaaattaaaatattttgccaacttattttaattgattgtctGTTAAGTTTTTAATTtcagaaaggaaaaagagagattTCCGTTTGGATTTCCATTTCAAAATTCGTCTTCTTATTAGTTAATTTtcataataaaaaaagaaaaagaaaagcaaaggaTTTCCTTTTCAAAATCTACAAGCCAAACTggggaaaaaagggaaaatccacttttcatcctcaaacttTGTGACAAAGACACATTTGGTCCCCAAACTTTTCGTCAGAACACATTGAGTACATGAATTAACGATTTTTTGCCACATTTAGTCAAAAAACGGGAATTTACTCAATTTGGACGGTGAAGACCACGTGGCCGTTAACAAATGTCCAAATATCAATTTATAACCAACACAAGTCAGCTTTTTGTGGACATTACACAATTCCTTGAACAAGTTGTCCATTTTGGTATTATTTTAAGTTCTTACTTAATGGGCATTACCTATTCAAAATACTATCTTTTTGTGgacattttactctcaaacattcaatttataacaaaaatataaatgtttttaagtaaaattcaaaaagtgttatagtaatTTCTTAcgaaaaaaaaactagtaggttatctatttaacataaattaaatattttttaaaaaagaaatatcccataaagtaccaactctttatgatttttctcTATTACATGAATCAAGTACCAGGTTTTTATGgacattttattctgaatcatttaatttatgttaaatacataaatatttacaaataaaattcaaaagccgttacacaaatatttttacgaaaggaaaactagcatgatttatatttaatataaattttaatataaatgaagtaattgaaagtaaaaaaaattgttcataACATACCAATTCTTTACTAGTTTCTTCgattatatgaataaagtactaactatttatgagcattttactttgaatcatttaatttatattaaatacataaatttttataagtgaaattcaaaaagtgttacactaatattattacgaaagggaaactagtaggttttgtatttaacataaattaaatacgtgaaaataaacaaagaaattaTCCACTTTTTACTAGCTCTTTACGGGTTTCttctattatatgaataaagttCTAGCTATTTAtaggcattttactctgaatcatataatttatgttaaatacataaatgtttgtaagtaaaatttaaaaagtgatatactaatatttttacgaaaggaaaactagtaggttttATATTTAACATCAATTTAatacgtgaaagtaaaaaaaaaaaaaaagaaattgcccataacatatcagctctttatggaTTTCCTCTATTACACGAACAAAGTAATAGCTATTTATgagcattttactctgaattatttaatttatattaaatatactGGATTGGAAAAGCTTTGTTGAATCACTCCATTAACTCTGCTAATCTCAAGTAGCTTTTCACTTCATTAACTCGGTGGGAAAGGGGAAAACTTGGAGAAGAAAAGCAGTGggttagagagagagagtcaaGTGTGGACTTGTGTCTGATTTGTGTTGGTTATAAATTGATATTTGAACATTTGTTAACGGCCACGTGGTCTTCACTATCCAAATTGAGTAAATTTCCTTTTTTGACTAAATGTGGCAAAAAAATGTTAATTCATGTACTCAATGTGTTATGACGAAAAGTTTGGGACCAAATgtgtcttcaagtttgaggatgaaaagtggaTTTTTCCCGGGAAAAAAACAACTTTTGTAGAGATCATTTTCCTTACTACCTCCttttcaaaattcatcttcttatTGATCAATTTTcatttaaaagaaaagagaaaagcaaaggatttccttttcaaaatccataaaccaaacaagaaaaaaaaaaacaaacaacttTTGTAGAGattattttccttttaaaagaaagagaaaagcaaaGGATTTCCTTTTCAAAATCCATAAACCAAATcgagaaaaaaaacaaacaacttTTGTAGAGGTTATTTTCCTTACTACCTTTCATTCATAACCAAACAAGATAAGGAATTTAATACTTCCAAAGCAGTGGCAGAGCCAGAAAAAATTCTCAGTGGGGGCAAAAGcaatactaaaattttttacctactatttttttagttttttaagcaaaaaaaaaaaaaaatattcaccaacaagttaaaataaaagagtaaatcttatatacattgacGGTATATACACTATTACGGTTGGATATACgatacatatgcaaaatttgagttttaaattcaaattcggattatgtgtcatgcatttaatggtgaaagtgtatacattgtcagtgtatacaagaTTAATCTGAAATGAAAAGCCTTTTTTTAGTTTACTTCAAATGGAATTTTGTGACATACATATTTTTTTAGAATATTAGTTCATGAACCAATTAAGAGAACCACGTAATTTTTTCACTTATTTCGTAAAAAAACTCCAGAGGCACACTtgaaattatattaaaattcTACAAgtattttagaaatttaatcACGGCCCCCAGTGCCCCCACCTTAAATCCGCCGGTGTTCCAAAGGAATTTACTTTgtttttcttccatttccttttccttgctaAATTCGTAGAACAAATAGAGCCTTATTTCTAGGAATCTTCCGCCTCCCCTCCCCCCAACCCCCtgaaaccaaaaccaaaaaatCATGCTATGGTGGTGTTAATGCATTTATTAGTATAAACCCTAGGTCAACTGGagttgaaattgatgaaaatcaaACTCTTGCCCATAAGTTTTGTAGAAAGAGGATAATTTTGAGTTTACGTGATGATTGGTTTGAATTCTAAGACTATAAAGATCTTCCGTTTCCAAATCACTGCTCAAattataaatttcaaaaaatgtgACGCCATATTCCATAATAAACCGTCCTCTATAGTTTTGTGCAATCCAATCCTATTAAACTTCAAATGACGGAAGCAGGGGCAGAGGACCATTGCCCCCCAAGTCTAAATATTTATGTTATTTGTCCCTGAAATTTAGAATGATTTCAAATAAGTTATACGTTAATTATAAGTAAAACTTCACCctgcaaaaaaaattaaaattaaaaactttcACTTTGACCCAAATTACAGGTCTATGCAGTACGGTGCTCTAAAGTAAGTTTTGTCACTGCTTCAAATATGCATATGCTTTCTCAAACTGCTCTTTGTTACAGAAAGCATCCATTTTTGTTCAGTCTTTCCAAAAAAAGTTGCctttatcctttttcttttgagtGAAATGGGACTGAAGAAGTGAATAGTAAATAGTTCGGGTTACAATGCTAGTTTATTATACTTCTTTGTCTCTCCATTCGTTGGATTAAAAATACATCTAACTTGAGAATGTTCCCACTAAAATTTATATGAACATTTTAGGATTATTTCTTAGTGCCTGATAATTCTCGCTTGTTCaaactaaaatgaaataaatgtaGATGATATCCCATTAAACAAGTCAGTGAAGCACTTACAATCTCCTCAACatgatattttttttccttctttttatcACAAAAAGGAAATTTACCAGTATTAATCACAATCTGtaaaaagaataaattaaaaGCAAAACGCAATCATGAAACTACTTGAACTCAATGTCATTACACCaattagaaaaaatagaaattgaATTAGATTCTTAGGAAAAGCACttcaaaatcattttttctattttatcaaACTACAGAAATCCCATAATAGGTTAATTGCGTAGTTAATTTTATTTCAAGACAATCCCCAAAAATAGAGGTTCTCTTACAATGGAAACATATATTACAGCAAgacaaaagagaaagagaaattgTGTTCAGGCATTTGGGCATTTTTGGTATTATCTATCTCTGTATCCAAGCCTTCtgtactctctctctcttagaCTTTTATCTCTTTAAATAAATTTGAACTTTTTCAATATATGTATTGAACGACTTCACTTATCATGGTTTTAATCATTACGTTTGAATTTATTGACtttgctaaaaaataaatatttgctCATAAGAAAATGGATCAATgcatttttttgcatttaaatGAAAATGAATATGTAGCTTTGTATAGTTTTTTGTGTATAAGCATTGCATAAGTTAAATTACTATCTCAAAAATAAAGGTCAATTGTTTGTGTGTATTGCAGTATTCAGTCAATACAACCACATCAAAATAAACggatgtataatttttttttttcaaaatttgcatagTATTTGAACATTTAGAATATACGAATTTTTCTAAAGAGATGTGAAGGACCGTTGTTGATATTCTTATCTGAAATTATACTTGCCTTGCACAGATATACAACTAAtcaaacaaaaagagaaaaaaaaaaaaaaaagtcccgTGTCAATGAGCTAAAATACCAATGACAGTGAATTCATTTAGGTATTCTTTTGAGTGTATATATATGCATTAACTTAATTTTTTAACTTCATTTAACATCTCTAAAACATTTATTAGTTAGTCAACAGTCCATCGCCTATAATTTGTATTAGTTCAGCCCACATTCAGTCAAAATTGTGTAAGTAGAAACTTTGTACGAAGTGCAAACTAAGCCAGCTAAACTTTTCCTGCTGCAATATTTTCTTCTTGTTAAATCTACTTCTCTCACTCATTACTTTTCAACTATTTCAATTTGTATCTTCAAGGTACTTGTGTGTTCTATCCATTCTGAGGTCACAAGATTAAGCCTCCAACTGCATTAAGAAGCCTACATTATTTGTGAGCAGGctgttctttctttcttgtttgagGCTGCAAGCTTTTTTCTTTCCTGACCTGTGCCTAGGAGATATGGCTGTTGCTTTAGCTGTGGGAAGTTCTGTCCTGTCGGCTTTCCTTCAAGTTGTATTTGATAGGATGGCTACAAAAGAGTTCGTGAATCTGTttcaaaaaggaaagaatgatgAAGAACTCCTCCAGAAACTCAAGCTGAACTTACTGGCACTCGGAGCTGTGCTTGATGATGCAGAGAACAAGCAAACTAGGAACCAATCTGTCAAAGGATGGCTAGATGAGCTTCATGATACCATTTACCAGGCAGATGAATTACTTGATGAGATCAACACTGAGGCACTACGACTAGAGGTTGAAGCCGAACACCGAAGCTCAGCTAGTCAGGTAAGTGTTTCCACTTACAGCAAATCTTCCAGTAATGATTTCCTTAAGAAGATGATGCCAGAGATAGAAAAAATGGTTGTCAAACTAGATTGGTTCGTACAACAAATTAATCCCCTGGGTCTGCAAGTTGTTGATCAAAAAATTCAATCATGTCGACGACTGCCTTCCACTTCTTTGGTTGATGAGACCAGCGTGTATGGTCGAGAAGTTGATAAAGAGAAGATAATTGAAATGCTACTATCTGAGAGTGTAAATAGAGTCAATGTCACTGTGATTCCATTGGTTGGCCTTGGGGGAATTGGTAAGACCACTCTTGCTCAATTGGTTTACAATGATAAGCGGGTGCAAGACCATTTTTCTATAAAAGCATGGGTTTGCATATCCGAAGATTACGATGCTACCAGGATAACAAAAGAACTTCTTGGGGAGCTCGATATTCCATTTTCTGATATGAGTGAGAATTTGAATTCCCTTCAAATGAAGTTACAATTGGGGCTAACTCAAAAACagtttcttcttgttttagatgatttttggAATCGGGACTACAATGACTGGGATAAATTGAAGGTGCTATTCAAAGGTGGATTGCAAGGAAGTAAAATCATTGTAACTACACGTGATGAGAAAATTGCACTAATGATGTGTAAAAAAGAGTCGATTTATCATCTGGATTTGATGAAAGAGGGAGATTCTTGGTCATTGTTTGAAAAGCACGCATTTGAAAATATAGATGGAAATCAAAGTTCGGAACTCGAACAGATAGGTAAGAAAATTGTGAAGAAGTGTGGAGGATTACCTTTGGCCATGAAAACAGTTGCAGGTCTCTTGCGTTCGGAAACAACTGCTGAAGAGTGGAAAGATATTTTAGTAAGTGAAGATTGGAGTCAAACAGACAATCAAGATGGCATCTTGCCAGCATTGAGATTAAGCTATAATCATCTTCCTTCACATCTAAAAAGGTGCTTTGCCTTTTGTGCTGTATTTCATAAGGATTACCAGTTTGAGAAGGAGGAAATAATTCAATTATGGCAAGCTCATGATCTTTTGGAGAACCCTAGAGGTAATAGAAGAATTGAAGAAATAGGTGAACAGTACTTGCGTGAGTTGAGATTGAGGTCATTGTTTGAGCAGTCAACTGCCAATTTTTTCATAATGCATGACCTTGTCAACGATTTGGCTAGATTTGTTTCTGGAAAATATTGTCTCAGGTTGGAAGATCATCACCTAGGGCATGGTACAATAGGTAGAATAAGTAACTTTTCTTACCATCCTAGTTCTTATGACACCtatcaaaaatttgaactcTTGAGGGGGACTAAGAACTTGAGAACATTTTTATCATTAAGTATTAGTAaaaattcaaaccagaaatATGAAGTAAGCCCCAAATTTTTACATGGAATGTTGCCCAAATTCAAGTCCTTAAGGGTTCTGTCTTTGTTGGGCTATCATATCATTAAGTTGCCCGACTCAATTAGTCATTTGAAACACCTACGTTTTTTGAATCTCTCTTCCACAAACGTGAATACCCTACCAGAATGGATATGCACCTTCTATAACCTACAAACCTTGCTGTTGACAAATTGTAAGAAACTTCAAGAGTTGCCAGTAAATTTGGCAAAGTTAATTAATTTGTCTTACCTGGATATAAGTGGAACTCCATTGAAGACAATGCCACTACACATGGGTAGACTCAGAAACCTTCAAGTCTTGACTAAGTTTATAGTAGGCAAGAGTAGTGGTTCAATGATCGAGGAGTTGGGCAAATTTCGTAAGCTTCGTGGTGGGCTCTTCATTTCAAATCTAGAAAATGTTTCTTGTGGTAGGGATGCATCAATGGTGAACCTAAAGGGTAAGAAACACCTTGACAAGTTAGCTTTGAAATGGAATGGTGATACCAATGATTCGCAAGTTGCGAAAGACGTGCTTGATAATTTAGAACCTCATTCAAGCATAAAACTTCTCAAGATCGAAGGATATTGTGGGACAACATTTCCAAATTGGATAGGCAGCCCTTCACTAACCAATTTGAAATCCTTGAGTCTATCTAGCTGTGAATATTGCTTATTCTTGCCTGCACTTGGGCAGCTAAGATCTTTGCAATCACTTGAAATTGTTGGAATGAGTTGCATATCAGCTTTAACAgaggatttttatggagacaCTAGGGCAACTATGGCGTTCACATCTTTGAAAAAGTTGGGAATTGAGAAGATGCCAGAGTTGGAGAAATGGCACATACCAAAATATGAAGTCTTCAATAACCTTGAAGAACTCTATATAATTGATTGCCCCAAACTAATTGGAGAACTCCCCCAACAATGTTCATCACTACGAATTCTTGAGATATCCAGGTGCGACAGTCTTGTTCTTCCCAATGGTCAATTAAGTATCTTCAATGGAAACAACATTCAACAATTCACATCTCTTTGTGATCTGAAGATTTCAAATCTAAAGAGTTTGAAAGGGTTGTGCCTAGAGCTCAACCAGTTAGTCAAGCTTCAGAGATTGAGCATAGTTGACTGTGGGTCTCTCTTACCCTTTCTCCCGAGTTACCTACCTTCCTCACTTAAAGTACTTAATTATGAAGGTTGTTGCAACTTGGAAGTCGAGAGTGAAAACTGGCAACTGGAGGATTTGACATTAGTTAATTATGATTCTCACAAAGTTGTGTGCCTTGGCCGGTTTCCTATGCTAAAAAGCCTTGAAATTTTGAACTGCAAAAGTACTGGGATTGGGAGCCAAAATAGTGGTGCTGCTACTAGTGTGATGACGTCACTGCAAACCTTAACCATCTCCGGCTCGGTTGATCTAATTTCTTTCCCTGAGGGCAGGTTGCCAGCAGCTCCCAAGCTAACGCAGCTTCATCTCTGGAATTGCAAGAAGCTCAAGTTCTTGCCGCAACAGATGGATTCCCTCTTCCCATCTCTTCGGCATCTGTTTATAAGCTGTTGTCCAAATATCGAATGCTTACCGGAAGGAGGTTTGCCCTCTAGCCTACAATGCCTTGACATCTCCACTTGCAAAAAGCTCATAAGTCGCCGGAGAGAGTGGGGTGTAGCGAAACTGCCCTCCCTCACGCAATTCAGAATTGGTGGTATCGATGATGAAGTAGAGTCATTTCCAGAGGAGGATTGGCTACTGCCTTGCACACTTCAATCTCTCCAATTATGGGCCCATAAGAATCTGAAAAAGCTAAGCTATTCTGGCCTTCGACACCTTTGCTCCCTTCAGACACTATATATCAGAAACTGTACTCGGCTCCAATCCCTACCGGAAGAGGGACTGCCTGCCTCACTCACCACACTAGAAATCGAGAAATGCCCACTATTGAAACCAAGGTTAAGATGGAAGAAAGGACAAGACTGGCCCAAGGTTGCCCGCATCCCATGCATAATAGTCGATTTGGAGCTAGTTCCTTGATGATGACCCTGGGTACTGGTAAGGGCTTGCCTCCCAATGTTACAAGACCCTTATCATCATCACCATCTATTTACGTAATTAAAGGTACTTCTTGTTTATCACTTGTCTTCAGATTTCCATTCTAGCAGTATCCTCTGAAGCCTCAGAAGGCAAAATCAAAACTAACTATTGCATCTCTTTTTATGATTGCAATAGGAATAGCCAGTTGTGAATAGCTAGTGTGTTTTGAAGGTGGAGGTTATCGCTGCTGC contains:
- the LOC113759702 gene encoding putative disease resistance RPP13-like protein 1, translated to MAVALAVGSSVLSAFLQVVFDRMATKEFVNLFQKGKNDEELLQKLKLNLLALGAVLDDAENKQTRNQSVKGWLDELHDTIYQADELLDEINTEALRLEVEAEHRSSASQVSVSTYSKSSSNDFLKKMMPEIEKMVVKLDWFVQQINPLGLQVVDQKIQSCRRLPSTSLVDETSVYGREVDKEKIIEMLLSESVNRVNVTVIPLVGLGGIGKTTLAQLVYNDKRVQDHFSIKAWVCISEDYDATRITKELLGELDIPFSDMSENLNSLQMKLQLGLTQKQFLLVLDDFWNRDYNDWDKLKVLFKGGLQGSKIIVTTRDEKIALMMCKKESIYHLDLMKEGDSWSLFEKHAFENIDGNQSSELEQIGKKIVKKCGGLPLAMKTVAGLLRSETTAEEWKDILVSEDWSQTDNQDGILPALRLSYNHLPSHLKRCFAFCAVFHKDYQFEKEEIIQLWQAHDLLENPRGNRRIEEIGEQYLRELRLRSLFEQSTANFFIMHDLVNDLARFVSGKYCLRLEDHHLGHGTIGRISNFSYHPSSYDTYQKFELLRGTKNLRTFLSLSISKNSNQKYEVSPKFLHGMLPKFKSLRVLSLLGYHIIKLPDSISHLKHLRFLNLSSTNVNTLPEWICTFYNLQTLLLTNCKKLQELPVNLAKLINLSYLDISGTPLKTMPLHMGRLRNLQVLTKFIVGKSSGSMIEELGKFRKLRGGLFISNLENVSCGRDASMVNLKGKKHLDKLALKWNGDTNDSQVAKDVLDNLEPHSSIKLLKIEGYSKIFAIT
- the LOC113760726 gene encoding putative disease resistance protein At3g14460 — its product is MSCISALTEDFYGDTRATMAFTSLKKLGIEKMPELEKWHIPKYEVFNNLEELYIIDCPKLIGELPQQCSSLRILEISRCDSLVLPNGQLSIFNGNNIQQFTSLCDLKISNLKSLKGLCLELNQLVKLQRLSIVDCGSLLPFLPSYLPSSLKVLNYEGCCNLEVESENWQLEDLTLVNYDSHKVVCLGRFPMLKSLEILNCKSTGIGSQNSGAATSVMTSLQTLTISGSVDLISFPEGRLPAAPKLTQLHLWNCKKLKFLPQQMDSLFPSLRHLFISCCPNIECLPEGGLPSSLQCLDISTCKKLISRRREWGVAKLPSLTQFRIGGIDDEVESFPEEDWLLPCTLQSLQLWAHKNLKKLSYSGLRHLCSLQTLYIRNCTRLQSLPEEGLPASLTTLEIEKCPLLKPRLRWKKGQDWPKVARIPCIIVDLELVP